A single region of the Solwaraspora sp. WMMD791 genome encodes:
- the truA gene encoding tRNA pseudouridine(38-40) synthase TruA, whose translation MRQGYVRLRLDVSYDGTDFSGWAVQPQRRTVAGELTTALDRAFGPAVAVGLTVAGRTDAGVHATGQVCHLDVPAEVWAERSSTLLRRFAGTLPRDVRVRAVTEVPAEFDARFSATFRRYAYRVTDAPYGAEPLRRHDTLAWPRPLEVAALNAAAAHLVGEHDFAAYCRRKEHATTIRQITRLDWHRDDTGTLIGTVMADAFCQAMVRSLVGAMLFVGDGRRPTDWPGALLSRRERSSEVTVAPPHGLTLVEVGYPADPAGYADRAAVTRRLRLPTAVD comes from the coding sequence GTGCGGCAGGGGTACGTCCGTCTCCGGCTCGACGTCAGCTACGACGGCACCGACTTCTCCGGCTGGGCGGTGCAGCCGCAGCGGCGTACCGTCGCCGGGGAGCTGACCACCGCGCTCGACCGGGCGTTCGGGCCGGCCGTCGCGGTCGGGCTGACGGTGGCCGGGCGTACCGACGCCGGGGTGCACGCCACCGGCCAGGTCTGCCACCTCGACGTACCGGCCGAGGTCTGGGCCGAGCGGTCCAGCACGCTGCTGCGCCGGTTCGCCGGCACGCTGCCCCGCGACGTACGGGTGCGGGCGGTCACCGAGGTGCCGGCCGAGTTCGACGCCCGCTTCTCGGCGACCTTCCGGCGGTACGCCTACCGGGTCACCGACGCGCCGTACGGTGCCGAGCCGCTGCGCCGCCACGACACCCTCGCCTGGCCGCGTCCGCTGGAGGTGGCCGCGCTCAACGCCGCCGCCGCCCACCTGGTCGGCGAGCACGACTTCGCCGCGTACTGCCGCCGTAAGGAGCACGCCACCACGATCCGGCAGATCACCCGACTGGACTGGCACCGCGACGACACCGGCACGTTGATCGGCACCGTCATGGCGGACGCCTTCTGCCAGGCGATGGTGCGCAGCCTCGTCGGCGCGATGCTGTTCGTCGGTGACGGCCGGCGGCCGACCGACTGGCCGGGCGCGTTGCTGAGCCGGCGGGAACGGTCCAGTGAGGTCACCGTCGCCCCACCGCACGGGCTCACCCTGGTCGAGGTCGGCTATCCGGCCGATCCGGCCGGTTACGCCGACCGGGCCGCCGTCACCCGCCGGCTGCGGCTACCGACCGCCGTCGACTGA
- the rplQ gene encoding 50S ribosomal protein L17 gives MPTPTKGPRLGGSPAHERMMLANLATSLFRHGKIKTTETKAKRLRPLAEQLITKAKRGDLHSRRRVLTVVRDKDVVFELFDQIAPRFANRPGGYTRIVKTGPRKGDNAPMAIIELVEELVVAAPTPAKADRRAAAQQDKVEALAGGDETPAARSDDQDAEPPVSASGDTDTGATQDAPAGEGENKA, from the coding sequence ATGCCCACGCCCACCAAGGGCCCCCGCCTCGGCGGCAGCCCCGCGCACGAGCGGATGATGCTGGCCAACCTGGCCACGTCGCTGTTCCGGCACGGCAAGATCAAGACCACCGAGACCAAGGCGAAGCGGCTGCGCCCCCTCGCGGAGCAGCTGATAACCAAGGCCAAGCGGGGCGACCTGCACTCGCGTCGTCGGGTGCTGACCGTCGTGCGGGACAAGGACGTGGTCTTCGAGCTGTTCGACCAGATCGCGCCCCGGTTCGCCAACCGTCCGGGTGGCTACACCCGGATCGTCAAGACCGGCCCGCGCAAGGGCGACAACGCCCCGATGGCGATCATCGAGCTGGTCGAGGAGCTGGTGGTGGCCGCCCCGACGCCGGCCAAGGCCGACCGCAGGGCCGCCGCCCAGCAGGACAAGGTCGAGGCACTCGCCGGAGGCGACGAGACCCCGGCCGCGCGCAGCGACGACCAGGACGCCGAGCCGCCGGTGTCGGCCTCCGGTGACACCGACACCGGTGCCACCCAGGACGCTCCGGCCGGCGAGGGCGAGAACAAGGCCTGA
- a CDS encoding DNA-directed RNA polymerase subunit alpha translates to MLISQRPTLSEESISETRSLFTIEPLEPGFGYTLGNSLRRTLLSSIPGAAVTSIKIDGVLHEFTTIPGVKEDVVELVMNVKELCVSSEHDEPVSMYLRKQGPGDVTAGDIQPPAGVSVHNPDLKLATLNGKGRLDMELTVERGRGYVTAAQNKQAGAEIGRIPVDSIYSPVLKVTYRVEATRVEQRTDFDRLIIDVETKPSIGPRTALASAGSTLVELFGLARELDETAEGIDIGPSPQDAQLAADLALPIEELDLTVRSYNCLKREGINSVGELIGRTEADLLDIRNFGQKSIDEVKMKLAGMGLGLKDSAPNFDPAHVVDAFSEADYDTDDYRETEQL, encoded by the coding sequence GTGCTCATCAGCCAGCGGCCGACTCTGTCCGAGGAGTCGATCAGCGAGACCAGGTCCCTGTTCACCATCGAGCCGTTGGAGCCGGGTTTCGGCTACACGCTCGGCAACTCGCTGCGGCGTACCCTGCTCAGCTCCATCCCGGGTGCGGCGGTCACCAGCATCAAGATCGACGGCGTGCTGCACGAGTTCACCACGATCCCCGGTGTCAAGGAGGACGTGGTCGAGCTGGTCATGAACGTCAAGGAGCTCTGCGTCAGCTCCGAGCACGACGAGCCGGTCAGCATGTACCTGCGCAAGCAGGGCCCCGGCGACGTCACCGCCGGTGACATCCAGCCGCCGGCCGGTGTCTCGGTGCACAACCCCGATCTGAAGCTGGCCACCCTCAACGGCAAGGGCCGGCTCGACATGGAGCTGACCGTCGAGCGGGGCCGTGGCTACGTCACCGCCGCGCAGAACAAGCAGGCCGGTGCCGAGATCGGCCGGATCCCGGTCGACTCGATCTACTCGCCGGTGCTCAAGGTCACCTACCGGGTCGAGGCGACCCGGGTCGAGCAGCGGACCGACTTCGACCGGCTGATCATCGACGTCGAGACCAAGCCGTCGATCGGGCCGCGTACCGCGCTGGCCTCGGCCGGCTCCACCCTGGTCGAGCTCTTCGGCCTGGCCCGGGAGCTGGACGAGACCGCCGAGGGCATCGACATCGGGCCGTCGCCGCAGGACGCCCAGCTGGCCGCCGACCTGGCGCTGCCGATCGAGGAGCTGGACCTGACCGTACGGTCGTACAACTGCCTCAAGCGCGAGGGCATCAACAGCGTCGGCGAGCTGATCGGGCGGACCGAGGCGGACCTCCTCGATATAAGGAATTTCGGTCAGAAGTCGATCGACGAGGTCAAGATGAAGCTCGCCGGGATGGGGTTGGGCCTGAAGGACTCGGCACCCAACTTCGACCCGGCACACGTCGTGGACGCCTTCAGCGAAGCCGACTACGACACCGACGACTACCGCGAGACCGAGCAGCTGTAA